From Nitrosopumilus zosterae, the proteins below share one genomic window:
- the neuC gene encoding UDP-N-acetylglucosamine 2-epimerase — MRKKILFVTERRADYSKLRPVINEIKKSKKFDYYLVVTGSHLLKKHGYTINEIKNDGFHIYKKFKMFEENDDDSPATMTMAFGKAVINLTKIIKSLKPDLIFSGFDIGANFAAAIIGAHMNIHVAHLEGGEITGTIDESIRHAISKFAHIHFTSNTQATKRLIKMGELPKNIFTVGNPSLDVIKSIKFIPKKKLEDEFNINLEKPLLLVVQHTVTTEINKIDKYFSETINAIKDTNIQTIIISGNVDAGSQKIKKIIKNSNISNYENLPFIKYISLLYYSSAIIGNSSSGIMEAPFLHIPSINIGTRQEGRGKTKSIINVKYDKNKIKMAINKVLTDKKFLNSIKKQKNQHGNGIASKKIIQILEKLNFENISIQKKLAY, encoded by the coding sequence TTGAGGAAAAAAATTTTATTTGTAACTGAACGTAGAGCAGATTATTCAAAACTACGTCCAGTTATTAATGAAATAAAAAAATCAAAAAAATTTGATTACTATTTAGTTGTAACAGGAAGTCATCTATTAAAAAAACACGGCTACACAATTAATGAGATCAAGAATGATGGATTTCATATATACAAAAAATTCAAAATGTTTGAAGAAAATGATGATGATTCCCCAGCAACAATGACCATGGCTTTTGGCAAAGCAGTTATCAATTTAACCAAAATAATAAAATCGTTAAAACCAGATTTAATTTTCTCAGGTTTTGATATTGGCGCTAATTTTGCAGCTGCAATTATAGGCGCACACATGAATATTCACGTTGCTCATTTAGAAGGAGGAGAGATAACAGGAACAATAGACGAATCAATAAGACATGCAATTTCTAAATTTGCTCATATTCATTTTACAAGTAATACGCAAGCAACAAAAAGACTAATCAAAATGGGGGAATTGCCAAAAAATATTTTTACAGTAGGAAATCCATCATTAGACGTAATAAAATCTATAAAATTTATTCCCAAGAAAAAATTGGAAGATGAGTTTAACATTAATTTGGAAAAACCGTTATTATTGGTTGTTCAACATACTGTAACAACAGAAATTAATAAAATTGACAAGTATTTCTCAGAGACAATAAATGCAATTAAAGATACAAACATTCAAACCATAATTATTTCAGGAAATGTAGATGCAGGTTCACAAAAAATTAAAAAAATTATCAAAAATTCAAATATATCAAATTATGAAAACTTACCATTCATCAAATACATTAGTTTACTGTACTATTCTTCAGCAATAATAGGTAATTCTAGTAGTGGAATAATGGAAGCGCCATTTTTACATATTCCTTCTATCAATATTGGTACACGTCAAGAAGGGAGAGGAAAAACAAAAAGTATCATAAATGTAAAATATGATAAAAATAAAATCAAAATGGCAATCAATAAGGTATTAACAGACAAAAAATTCTTAAATTCAATTAAAAAACAAAAAAATCAACACGGTAATGGAATAGCATCTAAGAAAATAATTCAAATTTTAGAAAAATTAAATTTTGAAAATATATCAATTCAAAAAAAATTAGCATATTAA
- a CDS encoding TrmB family transcriptional regulator, with amino-acid sequence MSISDKTRKALEKIGLTSYEIRTFSALLKAGELTASDLSQKSGVPYSKIYEVLGTLEDKGWIGSDDSRPTKYFAKSPSTGLETTKQKMETDFSQNQSVILNELVPLYEKSGTSERPDIWVLSGAINIAAKILEMVDTCRNEVMIALPEAGVELVKQALPKLRSLHDKGVEITILTSDKMDKESIKAIKRVATVKIKKGLFGGGIISDKRYVVILLGPEIGGANTSDVVAIWADHAGLAGFARQYFEYLLKDSKVI; translated from the coding sequence ATGAGCATATCTGATAAAACAAGAAAGGCATTAGAAAAAATCGGTCTTACAAGTTACGAGATCAGAACATTTTCAGCATTACTCAAAGCTGGAGAGTTAACGGCATCCGACCTTAGTCAGAAATCAGGAGTGCCATATTCGAAAATTTACGAAGTACTAGGAACTCTGGAAGATAAAGGTTGGATTGGATCAGACGATTCTAGACCAACGAAATATTTTGCAAAGTCGCCATCTACGGGACTGGAAACAACAAAACAGAAAATGGAGACAGATTTTTCGCAGAACCAAAGTGTGATTTTAAATGAATTAGTTCCATTGTATGAAAAAAGTGGCACAAGTGAAAGACCAGACATTTGGGTATTGTCAGGTGCAATAAACATTGCAGCAAAAATTCTAGAGATGGTAGATACGTGCAGAAATGAGGTGATGATTGCATTGCCAGAAGCTGGAGTAGAACTAGTAAAGCAGGCATTGCCAAAACTTAGATCATTACATGATAAAGGAGTAGAAATTACAATTCTCACCTCAGATAAAATGGATAAAGAATCAATCAAGGCAATCAAAAGAGTTGCAACTGTAAAAATTAAGAAGGGTTTGTTTGGAGGGGGAATAATTTCTGATAAAAGATATGTTGTTATTTTATTGGGTCCAGAAATTGGTGGTGCAAACACTTCAGATGTTGTAGCAATTTGGGCAGATCATGCGGGATTGGCAGGATTTGCGCGTCAATACTTTGAATATTTATTAAAAGATTCCAAGGTGATATAG
- a CDS encoding cytidylyltransferase domain-containing protein has product MKTICFIGARGGSKGVPRKNIRLLNKKPLIAYAIESALESRLFNHVIVSTEDPEIAKISKKYGAEVPFKRPKNLASDSTGFADVMLHGIKQLRQLDYQFDVLVNRDCTVPFIRISDMKKAIDLLKNKKPNAVYGVYRQHFNPYFNMMEKDLSGFLRLCKKLKNRPKSRQEAPIVYQLNGLFVYDVAQFLKYKNPILPKSLPLEIPLECGHMIDTEIEFRLAEMMIKQKLIPS; this is encoded by the coding sequence TTGAAAACTATTTGCTTTATAGGTGCTAGAGGAGGTTCAAAGGGTGTCCCTAGGAAAAATATTCGTTTATTAAATAAAAAACCTCTAATTGCTTATGCTATTGAATCTGCTCTTGAATCTAGACTTTTCAATCATGTGATTGTATCTACTGAAGATCCTGAAATTGCAAAAATTTCAAAAAAATATGGCGCTGAAGTTCCATTTAAGCGTCCAAAAAATCTCGCATCTGATTCTACTGGTTTTGCAGATGTAATGCTTCATGGAATTAAACAACTCAGACAACTAGATTATCAATTTGATGTTTTAGTAAATAGAGACTGTACTGTACCCTTCATTAGAATATCGGATATGAAAAAGGCAATTGATCTTCTGAAAAATAAAAAACCAAATGCTGTTTATGGAGTTTACAGACAGCATTTCAATCCATATTTCAATATGATGGAAAAAGATTTATCAGGATTTCTTCGACTTTGTAAAAAATTAAAAAATCGACCAAAAAGTAGACAGGAAGCCCCCATTGTCTACCAACTCAATGGATTATTTGTTTATGATGTTGCTCAATTTTTAAAATATAAAAATCCAATTTTGCCCAAATCTCTACCCCTTGAAATACCTCTTGAATGTGGTCACATGATTGATACTGAAATTGAATTTAGATTAGCTGAAATGATGATAAAACAAAAATTAATCCCATCTTAA
- a CDS encoding N-acetylneuraminate synthase family protein, with translation MAKKAGADCIKFQTHITEEEMTKTKILPGKISKKPLWDIIKSCELNVDEEKKLNEYCKKRKIIFLSTPFSIPAIDRLEKIKMPAYKIGSGELTNLPFLKAIAQTKKPVILSTGMSELSEIKETVKLFKKSKIPLAILQTTSEYPCDYKDVNLLVIDNYKKLFNLPVGISDHSLGIYTVLGAVARGACIVEKHITLDKKMPGPDQKISLEFNELKELVKGCRAIKLALGSTKKILKGELEVLNFARESVVTKEKISKGEIFTEANLITKRPNTGEIPAKNFYMILGKKAKKDIQKNKQLKFSDIV, from the coding sequence ATGGCAAAAAAAGCAGGTGCTGACTGCATTAAATTTCAAACTCACATAACAGAAGAAGAAATGACAAAGACAAAAATTTTACCAGGAAAGATTTCAAAAAAACCGCTATGGGACATAATTAAGAGTTGTGAATTGAATGTAGATGAAGAAAAGAAATTAAATGAGTATTGCAAAAAAAGAAAAATTATTTTTTTATCTACACCATTTTCTATTCCTGCAATAGATAGACTAGAAAAAATTAAAATGCCAGCATATAAAATTGGTTCAGGTGAATTAACAAATTTGCCATTTTTAAAAGCTATTGCACAAACTAAGAAACCAGTAATTCTTTCAACAGGAATGTCTGAATTAAGTGAAATTAAAGAAACAGTGAAATTATTTAAAAAATCAAAAATACCATTAGCTATTCTTCAAACAACATCAGAATATCCATGTGATTATAAAGATGTTAATTTACTAGTTATAGATAATTATAAAAAATTATTTAATTTACCGGTTGGAATTTCAGATCATTCATTGGGAATTTATACGGTTTTAGGAGCTGTAGCCAGAGGAGCATGTATAGTTGAAAAACACATAACACTAGATAAAAAAATGCCGGGTCCGGATCAGAAAATATCATTGGAATTTAATGAATTAAAAGAATTAGTTAAAGGATGTAGAGCAATTAAACTTGCATTAGGAAGCACTAAAAAAATTCTTAAAGGCGAATTAGAAGTTTTAAACTTTGCAAGAGAATCAGTAGTAACTAAAGAAAAAATATCCAAGGGGGAAATATTCACTGAGGCAAATTTGATAACAAAAAGGCCTAACACTGGAGAAATTCCTGCAAAAAATTTCTACATGATTCTTGGAAAAAAGGCTAAAAAAGACATTCAAAAAAATAAACAGCTGAAATTTAGTGATATAGTTTGA
- a CDS encoding metal-dependent transcriptional regulator — MDALSDDEETLFVGTAEAEHVEMYLKAIWHIKERGEDVKISTIAKMLNVRQPSVVQMLKKLNSKNLVNYNKAGVKLTEDGERIGASMMRNSRLLEVLMDSALKVEIDEEMVCGIEHHMKKQFTDALCTMLNHPRKCPHDHEIPMGECCKAA, encoded by the coding sequence ATGGATGCATTAAGTGATGACGAAGAGACTCTCTTTGTAGGAACTGCAGAAGCAGAACATGTAGAGATGTATCTCAAGGCAATCTGGCATATCAAGGAAAGAGGAGAGGATGTCAAGATTAGCACCATTGCTAAAATGCTCAATGTCAGGCAACCAAGTGTTGTTCAGATGCTCAAGAAATTAAACAGCAAGAATCTTGTAAATTACAACAAGGCAGGTGTGAAACTTACAGAGGATGGCGAAAGAATAGGTGCAAGCATGATGAGAAATAGCAGATTACTAGAGGTACTAATGGACAGTGCATTAAAAGTTGAAATTGATGAGGAGATGGTTTGCGGTATTGAACACCACATGAAAAAACAATTCACAGATGCATTGTGTACCATGTTAAACCACCCAAGGAAATGCCCACATGATCATGAAATTCCTATGGGCGAATGTTGTAAAGCAGCATAA
- a CDS encoding RNA-guided endonuclease InsQ/TnpB family protein, whose product MPIRNYKFRLYPNSNQEYKLQNNLAVCRWLYNKFVEQTQKSFLSRNDMNYILTELKQSEPWLYNYHSKMLQMVSTQIEGSEKALIELSKKGHKIGQLKFARYNEFKTFTYNQSGYKIETHGDKTLLYLSKIGYVEIRKHREFPDNTNIKQVIITKSKSGKWHVCITVDVEESLIYIPKISFAKAVGIDVGIKSFTYDSDGYSTPNPLNLKKMLKPLARVQRKVSRRKKGSNNRLKAILRMQKIHEKIVNQRKDFQHKLSAQYAKNNDVVFVEKLEKLNMVKNHRLARSIMDSSWGLFLQKLEYKCKLLVEVSSKNTTVDCSRCGNKVPKSLAVRIHRCNKCNLILNRDYNASINILQKGLKIFKQDKLPQELRKVTPAEILMRSRKQEEVTQFLCGSSPSFLKDSIGICLKYACRQ is encoded by the coding sequence ATGCCAATTCGAAATTACAAATTTAGACTATATCCAAATTCTAACCAAGAATACAAATTACAAAACAACTTGGCAGTGTGTAGGTGGTTATACAACAAATTTGTAGAACAAACCCAAAAATCATTTCTTAGTAGAAACGACATGAATTACATTCTAACAGAATTAAAGCAATCAGAACCATGGCTTTACAACTATCATTCTAAAATGCTTCAAATGGTATCGACACAAATTGAAGGATCTGAAAAAGCCCTCATTGAATTAAGCAAAAAAGGCCACAAGATAGGACAATTAAAATTTGCAAGATATAATGAATTTAAAACATTCACATACAACCAGTCAGGTTACAAGATAGAGACACATGGGGATAAAACATTATTGTATCTCTCAAAGATTGGGTATGTAGAAATCAGAAAACATAGGGAATTTCCAGATAATACAAACATAAAACAAGTTATAATTACAAAATCAAAATCAGGAAAATGGCATGTTTGCATAACTGTTGATGTTGAAGAATCACTGATCTATATTCCAAAAATCTCATTTGCGAAAGCTGTTGGGATTGATGTCGGCATAAAGTCATTCACATATGATTCAGATGGTTACTCCACACCAAATCCATTAAACCTCAAAAAGATGCTAAAGCCGCTTGCAAGAGTGCAGAGAAAGGTGTCCAGAAGAAAGAAGGGATCAAACAACAGGCTAAAAGCAATTCTCAGAATGCAAAAGATTCATGAAAAGATAGTAAATCAAAGAAAAGATTTTCAACACAAACTCTCTGCACAATATGCAAAAAACAATGACGTCGTATTTGTTGAAAAATTAGAAAAGCTAAACATGGTAAAAAATCACAGATTAGCCAGAAGTATAATGGATTCAAGTTGGGGATTATTTTTGCAAAAATTGGAATACAAATGCAAACTGTTAGTTGAAGTATCATCTAAAAATACAACCGTAGACTGTTCAAGATGCGGCAATAAAGTGCCAAAAAGTTTAGCTGTGAGAATTCACAGATGCAACAAATGCAATTTGATCTTGAACAGAGACTATAATGCAAGTATCAACATCTTGCAAAAAGGGTTGAAAATATTTAAACAAGATAAACTACCGCAGGAACTGCGGAAAGTAACGCCTGCAGAGATCTTAATGAGGTCAAGGAAGCAGGAAGAAGTCACACAATTTTTGTGTGGTAGTTCACCAAGCTTCTTGAAAGACTCAATAGGAATCTGCCTAAAATATGCATGCAGGCAGTGA
- a CDS encoding secondary thiamine-phosphate synthase enzyme YjbQ — MKSLTEYLTFEVKTRRAFVNITNDVRDLVVKSKVKEGLCLVNAMHITASVFINDNEGGLLHDYEKWLEGLAPHEPTNHYDHNKTGEDNADAHLKRQVMGREVVIAITNGKLDFGPWEEIFYGEFDGKRPKRVLVKIIGE; from the coding sequence ATGAAATCTCTAACAGAATATCTCACGTTTGAAGTTAAAACACGTAGAGCATTTGTAAACATTACAAATGACGTTAGAGATCTTGTTGTAAAAAGCAAAGTCAAGGAAGGACTGTGCCTTGTAAATGCCATGCATATCACTGCTAGTGTTTTTATTAATGACAATGAAGGTGGTTTGCTCCATGATTATGAAAAATGGTTGGAAGGATTAGCTCCACACGAGCCAACAAACCATTATGATCACAACAAAACAGGAGAAGACAATGCAGATGCTCATCTAAAAAGACAAGTTATGGGAAGAGAAGTTGTAATTGCAATAACTAACGGAAAATTGGATTTTGGACCGTGGGAAGAAATTTTCTATGGAGAATTTGACGGTAAAAGACCAAAGCGAGTATTAGTTAAAATTATTGGCGAATAA
- a CDS encoding glycosyltransferase family 4 protein produces the protein MKILIISPTLKGIGGVAQHVRDLIKFLKENGHCVDVLSSENTPIIPIKKLRNPSFLISSFFKAKLMKNYDIVHAQHPIGALAMKNVSGKKILTIHGIYSQQIGMLHGKTSSTFSTKYERNAFEWADAVTAGSKEAFEYYSKLGSKVSFIPNAIDISSLPPGIDTRYEKQIIFAGRLSKEKGILTILKMADELPDDINLLIIGNGPEKESVVEVTKNHANIHYLGYQPKEKTIPLIRGSKLLIQPSLAEGISATLLEAMACQTPVIATNIGGNVELFENNKTGILIEPENPAKLLREIVSILNNPIKLEQISESAFKQVQKYDWPNIGKKYLSLYEKLLHS, from the coding sequence GTGAAAATTCTCATCATCTCGCCTACACTAAAAGGAATTGGCGGAGTAGCACAACATGTTAGAGATTTAATAAAATTTCTTAAAGAAAATGGCCATTGTGTAGATGTACTTTCTTCAGAAAATACTCCTATAATTCCAATCAAAAAATTAAGAAATCCTAGTTTTTTGATATCGTCTTTTTTTAAAGCAAAACTAATGAAAAATTATGATATCGTTCATGCACAACATCCAATTGGAGCATTAGCAATGAAAAATGTTTCTGGAAAAAAAATCTTAACCATACATGGAATTTACAGTCAGCAAATTGGAATGTTACATGGTAAAACTAGTTCAACTTTTTCTACGAAATATGAAAGAAATGCTTTTGAATGGGCAGATGCTGTTACTGCAGGTTCTAAAGAAGCATTTGAATATTATAGTAAATTAGGTTCAAAGGTATCTTTTATCCCAAATGCAATAGATATTTCTTCATTACCACCTGGGATTGATACTAGATATGAAAAACAAATAATTTTTGCAGGACGTTTATCAAAAGAAAAAGGAATATTGACAATTCTTAAAATGGCAGATGAATTACCTGATGATATTAATTTATTGATAATAGGAAACGGACCCGAAAAAGAATCTGTAGTAGAAGTTACCAAAAATCATGCAAATATTCATTATTTAGGTTATCAGCCTAAAGAAAAAACAATTCCTTTGATTCGTGGATCTAAATTATTGATTCAGCCTTCTCTTGCTGAAGGAATTAGTGCTACATTACTTGAAGCAATGGCATGCCAAACTCCAGTTATCGCTACAAATATTGGTGGAAATGTAGAATTGTTTGAAAATAATAAAACAGGGATTTTAATTGAACCGGAAAATCCTGCAAAATTATTAAGAGAAATAGTGTCTATCTTGAACAATCCAATTAAACTAGAACAAATTTCTGAGTCTGCTTTTAAACAAGTCCAAAAGTATGATTGGCCAAATATTGGTAAAAAATATCTAAGTTTGTATGAAAAATTATTACATTCATGA
- the tes gene encoding tetraether lipid synthase Tes — MALIQISNQSSKNLGKKSTIRFTQSICPDCNMILDAEVFERDNKVFMSKVCPTHGECEELYFGSYEMYKKFSTYWMDGKGAHSPNVMIDKCSCPNNCGLCSNHLSHSGLANMIVTNRCDLTCWYCFFYVKKGLEGAYMYEPDHTQVRAMMKTLRAERPIPGNSMQITGGEPMLREDIADVIKIMKEEGVDHIQMNTNGIRHAMDPEAAREVRLAGCNNLYLSFDGVTARTNPKNHWEIPYALDSCRKTGTTVVFVPTVIKSINDHELGGIIRYAQKNMDVVHAVNFQPVSLTGRMGKSEREKYRITVPDCVQRIEEQTNGEVTVDDWFPVPSCMPLTNVIEAFSSKPKYELSIHFACGAGTYIFEDADTKKFVPLTKFCDIQGMLELFEDKAEEIRSGKNKYFTMLEVVRKLKGFVDTKKQPAGLDLAKMFGNILMKRSFDSVGSWHVKGLFLGMMHFQDKYNEDLERLQRCDIHYLTPDLRIVPFCAFNVIPEWYRDRIQKKYSITVEEWEEREGVKLEDGLYRGLMRRGAGDELAAGCAKSQMFHDAAQATM; from the coding sequence ATGGCACTAATTCAGATATCCAATCAATCAAGTAAAAATTTAGGTAAAAAATCCACAATTAGATTCACTCAAAGTATCTGTCCAGACTGTAACATGATTCTGGATGCCGAAGTCTTTGAGCGAGATAACAAGGTCTTCATGTCCAAAGTCTGTCCAACTCACGGTGAATGTGAGGAATTGTACTTTGGCTCTTATGAAATGTACAAGAAATTCAGTACATACTGGATGGATGGAAAAGGCGCTCATTCTCCAAACGTAATGATTGACAAATGTTCCTGTCCAAATAACTGCGGATTATGCTCAAACCACCTATCTCACAGTGGACTTGCAAACATGATTGTAACTAACAGATGTGATTTAACATGTTGGTATTGCTTCTTTTATGTAAAGAAAGGTCTTGAAGGCGCTTACATGTACGAGCCAGATCATACCCAAGTCAGAGCAATGATGAAGACTTTGCGAGCTGAAAGACCAATTCCAGGAAACTCTATGCAAATCACTGGTGGTGAACCAATGCTCAGAGAAGATATCGCTGATGTTATCAAAATTATGAAAGAGGAAGGCGTTGACCATATCCAGATGAACACTAATGGAATTAGACATGCAATGGATCCAGAAGCAGCAAGAGAAGTAAGACTAGCTGGTTGTAACAACTTGTATCTTTCCTTTGATGGTGTAACTGCAAGAACAAATCCTAAAAACCACTGGGAGATTCCATATGCACTAGATAGTTGCAGAAAGACAGGTACTACTGTAGTATTTGTTCCAACAGTAATCAAATCAATTAATGATCATGAACTAGGAGGAATTATCAGATATGCTCAAAAGAACATGGATGTAGTCCACGCTGTTAATTTCCAACCTGTCTCCCTAACTGGAAGAATGGGTAAATCCGAACGTGAAAAATATCGAATCACAGTTCCTGACTGTGTTCAAAGAATTGAAGAGCAAACAAACGGCGAGGTAACTGTAGATGACTGGTTCCCAGTTCCAAGTTGCATGCCACTGACTAACGTAATTGAAGCATTCTCTAGCAAACCAAAATACGAATTATCAATCCACTTCGCATGTGGTGCAGGAACATACATCTTTGAAGATGCAGACACAAAGAAGTTTGTCCCATTAACCAAATTCTGTGACATTCAGGGAATGCTAGAACTATTTGAAGACAAAGCAGAAGAGATTCGCTCTGGCAAAAACAAGTACTTTACAATGCTTGAAGTTGTAAGAAAACTCAAAGGTTTTGTTGATACAAAGAAACAGCCAGCTGGACTGGATTTGGCAAAGATGTTCGGTAATATTTTGATGAAGAGATCATTTGATTCAGTAGGATCTTGGCACGTCAAGGGATTATTCCTTGGTATGATGCACTTTCAAGACAAATACAACGAAGATTTGGAAAGACTGCAAAGATGTGATATTCACTATCTAACTCCAGATCTCAGAATCGTTCCATTTTGTGCATTCAATGTAATTCCAGAATGGTATCGAGATAGAATCCAAAAGAAATATTCCATTACTGTAGAGGAATGGGAAGAACGCGAAGGCGTCAAACTGGAAGACGGTCTTTATCGTGGTCTTATGAGACGTGGAGCAGGTGATGAACTTGCTGCTGGCTGTGCAAAGAGCCAGATGTTCCATGATGCTGCACAAGCAACTATGTAA
- a CDS encoding NAD-dependent epimerase/dehydratase family protein: MTKILVTGSKGFIGKQVVEHLKSSDIISDSIDSKRVDLKNIEEVMKLNKSDIVIHLGGKTIKGLEWNEYFYNNVIGTLNILEYCIKKNIKKMIFVSSYVYGNPKYSPIDEKHPILPHNAYTRSKYLAEQLCEFFAKNSDLNVIILRPFNIFGKTLPKGFLISNLLKSIKTNEKITIVNKNSRRDFLHVDDLTDVILKIKDYDCKFEIFNIGSGKSYSFNEIIEKIEKIKKIKLNVQYEEDKENFIEDIVADISKLKNKIKWNPMISFDEGLQKCK; this comes from the coding sequence ATGACTAAAATACTTGTTACAGGTTCTAAAGGATTTATTGGAAAACAAGTTGTTGAGCACTTGAAATCAAGTGATATTATTTCCGATTCAATTGATTCAAAACGAGTTGATTTAAAAAATATTGAAGAGGTGATGAAACTTAACAAATCAGATATAGTCATACATTTAGGTGGAAAAACAATAAAAGGATTAGAATGGAACGAATATTTTTACAATAATGTTATTGGGACATTAAATATTTTAGAATATTGTATTAAAAAAAATATTAAAAAAATGATTTTTGTAAGTAGTTATGTTTATGGAAATCCTAAATATTCTCCAATTGATGAAAAACATCCGATATTACCACATAATGCATATACAAGAAGCAAATATCTTGCAGAACAATTATGTGAATTTTTTGCCAAAAATTCTGATCTTAATGTAATTATTTTAAGACCATTCAATATTTTTGGTAAAACATTACCAAAAGGTTTTCTTATTTCGAATTTGTTAAAATCAATTAAAACTAATGAGAAAATTACAATTGTCAATAAAAATAGTAGAAGAGATTTTTTACATGTTGATGATCTAACAGATGTGATTTTAAAGATAAAAGATTATGACTGTAAATTTGAGATTTTCAATATTGGTTCAGGAAAATCATATTCATTTAATGAAATTATTGAAAAAATAGAGAAAATAAAGAAAATTAAACTCAATGTACAATATGAAGAGGACAAAGAAAATTTTATTGAAGATATTGTAGCAGATATATCTAAACTCAAAAATAAAATAAAATGGAATCCAATGATATCATTTGATGAAGGTTTACAAAAATGCAAATAA
- a CDS encoding polysaccharide biosynthesis protein, with protein sequence MDKIQKRALTKELKNKSVLVTGGAGSIGSVLVETLLEFPVQSVRVLDIDEYALAKLGKKLKDSRLRILLGSILDQDRVDMAADGIDIVFHLAAIKNIEISEFNPIETIDTNVNGTANIIKMLIKKRPSKFINISTDKAADASTLYGNTKQLGERLASWAGVHIKGTKSATVRFGNVIESRGNVFEVWNEEKKNNKPLSITEPSMKRYFIHSDEVIDFILKCLLMAKAGEVFIPKMQSFNIKKLADDISKSQKVIGLRRGEKLEEILLNNEEKSRAVEKSNMWIIKPYEKIVKNKMD encoded by the coding sequence ATGGATAAAATTCAAAAACGGGCTCTTACCAAAGAGTTAAAGAATAAATCAGTTCTTGTAACTGGTGGAGCTGGAAGTATAGGTTCAGTATTAGTTGAAACACTTCTTGAATTTCCAGTTCAATCTGTAAGAGTTTTAGATATTGATGAATATGCTTTGGCAAAATTAGGTAAAAAATTAAAGGATTCCAGATTAAGGATTTTGCTTGGAAGTATTTTGGATCAAGATAGAGTAGACATGGCAGCAGACGGAATCGATATTGTATTTCATCTTGCTGCAATCAAGAATATCGAAATTTCGGAATTTAATCCAATTGAGACAATTGATACTAACGTAAACGGAACTGCAAATATAATTAAAATGCTGATCAAAAAAAGACCTTCAAAATTTATTAATATCAGTACGGATAAAGCAGCCGATGCTTCTACTCTTTATGGAAATACAAAACAACTTGGAGAAAGACTTGCAAGTTGGGCTGGTGTTCATATCAAAGGAACGAAATCAGCAACGGTTAGATTTGGAAATGTAATTGAATCAAGAGGAAATGTTTTTGAAGTTTGGAACGAAGAAAAGAAAAACAACAAGCCTTTATCTATAACAGAGCCTTCAATGAAAAGATATTTTATCCATTCAGATGAAGTGATAGATTTTATTCTAAAATGTCTGTTAATGGCAAAAGCAGGCGAAGTTTTTATCCCAAAAATGCAATCTTTTAATATAAAAAAATTAGCAGATGATATTTCAAAATCTCAAAAAGTTATTGGACTTAGACGGGGGGAAAAATTAGAAGAGATTTTGTTGAACAATGAAGAAAAATCCAGAGCTGTGGAAAAAAGTAACATGTGGATTATCAAACCATATGAAAAAATAGTAAAAAATAAGATGGACTAG